Proteins encoded in a region of the Streptomyces akebiae genome:
- a CDS encoding polysaccharide deacetylase family protein, producing the protein MISPVRSITALCALGALGAALAACGTPHASTRIVNATASPSAASASRPPTLAPGPAGLTPVFEHGLRSRTDKTVALTFDADMTADQGERAAAGERFDNPELIAALRQLKVPATLFMTGRWVEEYPIQARSIGRDPLFEVANHSYSHHAFTENCYGLPTMAPARMRADLERAYRVFRAAGVRDPMPYFRFPGGCYDSRALRRLSASGVTAVQWDVASGDAFATDADEVVREVLDGVRPGSVVVMHCTRSAAPVTERAVRKIVPALRERGFRFVKVSELVGTTAARAVAAP; encoded by the coding sequence GTGGCACCCCGCACGCCTCGACGCGCATCGTCAACGCCACCGCCAGCCCGTCGGCGGCGTCGGCGTCCCGGCCGCCCACGCTCGCGCCGGGCCCGGCAGGGCTGACCCCGGTGTTCGAGCACGGTCTCCGCAGCCGCACCGACAAGACCGTCGCGCTCACCTTCGACGCGGACATGACCGCGGACCAGGGCGAGCGGGCCGCCGCGGGCGAACGGTTCGACAATCCGGAGCTGATCGCCGCGCTGCGTCAGCTGAAGGTTCCGGCCACGCTGTTCATGACGGGGCGGTGGGTCGAGGAGTACCCGATCCAGGCGCGCTCCATCGGACGGGACCCGCTGTTCGAGGTCGCGAACCACTCGTACAGCCATCACGCCTTCACCGAGAACTGCTACGGCCTGCCGACCATGGCGCCCGCGCGCATGCGGGCGGATCTGGAGCGGGCGTACCGGGTGTTCCGTGCGGCCGGGGTCCGGGATCCGATGCCGTACTTCCGGTTCCCCGGCGGCTGCTACGACAGCCGCGCGCTGCGCAGGCTCAGCGCGTCCGGGGTGACGGCGGTGCAGTGGGACGTGGCGAGCGGCGACGCGTTCGCGACGGACGCGGACGAGGTGGTGCGGGAGGTGCTGGACGGGGTGCGGCCGGGGTCCGTCGTGGTCATGCACTGTACGCGGAGTGCCGCGCCGGTCACGGAGCGGGCCGTGCGGAAGATCGTGCCGGCGCTCCGGGAGCGCGGTTTCCGGTTCGTGAAGGTGTCGGAGCTGGTCGGAACGACGGCGGCGAGGGCGGTAGCGGCGCCCTGA
- a CDS encoding ABC transporter — translation MTALLRYQAALLVRSQRWLPPVILYAAFLGIGVQSGQPVLDSLGYTAAALLPVSAWLMRICVTNEPPAARSCTGAAAGPGRAHLACVLVAFSAAAFLGTAATVLVTFISAPTSTDHQTRVEALPAGGAGLLAALVCALLGTAVGALTNWPLLRSPGRAVPALLLGALLALVVAGSPARAAVTALVDGSRHATIPVPVLPLLAAGLLTAGATAVACALTRRRSA, via the coding sequence ATGACCGCCCTCCTCCGCTACCAGGCGGCCCTCCTCGTCCGCTCCCAGCGCTGGTTGCCGCCCGTCATCCTGTACGCGGCGTTCCTCGGCATCGGCGTGCAGAGCGGACAGCCGGTGCTCGACTCGCTCGGCTACACCGCCGCCGCGCTGCTGCCCGTGTCCGCGTGGCTGATGCGGATCTGCGTCACCAACGAGCCGCCCGCGGCCCGCAGTTGTACGGGGGCGGCGGCCGGGCCCGGCCGTGCGCACCTGGCCTGTGTCCTGGTCGCGTTCTCGGCGGCCGCGTTCCTCGGGACGGCGGCCACGGTCCTCGTCACGTTCATCAGCGCTCCCACGAGCACGGACCACCAGACGCGCGTCGAGGCACTCCCGGCGGGCGGCGCGGGCCTCCTGGCCGCGCTGGTCTGCGCACTCCTCGGCACGGCCGTCGGCGCGCTCACGAACTGGCCGCTGCTGCGTTCGCCGGGCCGGGCCGTCCCCGCGCTCCTGCTCGGTGCCCTGCTGGCGCTGGTGGTGGCCGGCTCCCCGGCCAGGGCGGCGGTCACGGCCCTGGTCGACGGCTCGCGGCACGCGACGATCCCGGTCCCCGTCCTGCCCCTGCTCGCCGCCGGGCTCCTCACGGCGGGCGCGACCGCCGTGGCCTGCGCCCTGACCAGGCGCCGCTCAGCCTGA
- a CDS encoding ABC transporter ATP-binding protein yields MERELLLRLEGVGRRYGLRGDWVLRGVDLEIGTGALIRVVGANGTGKSTLLRVLAGLDAPTEGRVTGRPRTAYVPERFPAALPFTAVEYLTHLGAVHGLDRPSAARAAHAWLERFGAAEYARTPMAELSKGSSQKVAVAQALLAEPELLVLDEAWTGLDSDAREELERVVVERTDAGAAAVFVDHDPRRLAGAPDATYAVVDGALDLRSGEGDTSAGAVVVVEGQGAQGAQVPPDVRELTSRVGESGAGSHLFTVPADRSDALLKALLGARPPWHVVRVTPVSEPAAQETPEPELEVESS; encoded by the coding sequence ATGGAACGTGAGTTACTGCTGAGGCTGGAGGGGGTCGGTCGACGGTACGGCCTCCGTGGCGACTGGGTGCTGCGTGGCGTCGACCTGGAGATCGGCACCGGCGCGCTGATCCGGGTGGTGGGCGCGAACGGCACCGGGAAGTCGACGCTGCTCCGCGTCCTCGCCGGGCTCGACGCGCCCACGGAAGGCCGGGTGACGGGACGCCCGCGGACGGCGTACGTCCCCGAGCGCTTCCCCGCCGCGCTGCCGTTCACCGCCGTCGAGTACCTCACCCACCTCGGCGCCGTGCACGGCCTGGACCGCCCGTCCGCCGCCCGCGCCGCCCACGCGTGGCTGGAGCGCTTCGGCGCCGCCGAGTACGCCCGTACGCCGATGGCGGAGCTCTCCAAGGGCAGCAGCCAGAAGGTCGCCGTGGCCCAGGCGCTGCTGGCCGAACCGGAGTTGCTCGTCCTGGACGAGGCGTGGACGGGCCTGGACTCCGACGCCCGCGAGGAGTTGGAGCGCGTGGTGGTCGAGCGGACCGACGCCGGTGCCGCGGCGGTCTTCGTCGACCATGACCCGCGTCGGCTCGCGGGGGCCCCGGACGCGACCTACGCGGTGGTCGACGGTGCGCTCGACCTCCGGTCGGGGGAGGGGGACACCTCGGCAGGAGCCGTCGTCGTGGTGGAGGGACAGGGGGCGCAGGGGGCGCAAGTGCCGCCTGATGTACGTGAGTTGACTTCTCGGGTCGGGGAATCAGGGGCGGGGAGCCACCTGTTCACGGTCCCGGCGGATCGGTCCGACGCGTTGCTCAAGGCGTTGCTGGGGGCGCGTCCGCCCTGGCACGTGGTGCGCGTGACCCCGGTGTCCGAACCCGCGGCCCAGGAAACACCGGAACCGGAACTGGAAGTGGAAAGCTCCTGA
- a CDS encoding peptidyl-tRNA hydrolase, translated as MTTSDATHDSPFRDERTSRDEAPQFVLPLVAHIEKASPPARTDALETAARAVLVMLSDARSLGDGEWAEAVRSWQDARIRKVVRRARGAEWRRAEALPGITVAGKSAEVRVFPPVPLDGWPKDLARLQVSGTDLDDPEPPADPEPAAPVLWLNPEVEMSAGKAMAQAGHGAQLAWWDLDDAARTAWRDAGFPLAVRTAAPAHWHALTTAALPVVRDAGFTEVAPGSCTVVADHSALRS; from the coding sequence GTGACCACCAGCGATGCCACCCACGACAGCCCCTTCCGGGACGAGCGGACCTCCCGCGACGAGGCGCCGCAGTTCGTACTGCCCCTGGTCGCGCACATCGAGAAGGCCTCGCCCCCGGCGCGTACGGACGCGCTGGAGACGGCGGCGCGGGCGGTGTTGGTGATGCTGAGCGACGCGCGGTCGCTGGGCGACGGGGAGTGGGCCGAGGCGGTGCGAAGCTGGCAGGACGCCCGGATCCGGAAGGTGGTCCGGCGGGCGCGCGGCGCGGAGTGGCGGCGCGCCGAGGCACTGCCGGGGATCACGGTGGCGGGCAAGTCGGCCGAGGTGCGCGTCTTCCCGCCGGTCCCGCTCGACGGCTGGCCCAAGGATCTGGCCCGCCTCCAGGTCTCCGGCACGGACCTCGACGACCCGGAGCCACCGGCCGACCCGGAGCCCGCGGCCCCGGTCCTGTGGCTGAACCCCGAGGTCGAGATGTCGGCGGGCAAGGCGATGGCCCAGGCCGGCCACGGCGCCCAGCTCGCCTGGTGGGACCTGGACGACGCGGCCCGCACCGCCTGGCGGGACGCGGGTTTCCCGCTCGCCGTCCGCACCGCCGCCCCCGCCCACTGGCACGCCCTCACCACCGCCGCCCTCCCCGTCGTACGCGACGCCGGCTTCACGGAGGTCGCCCCGGGCTCCTGCACGGTGGTCGCGGACCACTCCGCGCTGCGCTCCTGA
- a CDS encoding M48 family metalloprotease, translating into MTTPPAPPTRPAPPDPFALPSGAKFRFALVVTALLGTMAFIHNLLYFTFSPDRGRAVALYQRCASAPADRPATADALSYTQGFLSCIAPYERGKAWWVLGGILLLVVTATAVYLLLPSFLTRYGQLEPLSPHDPDQAPLLARLHSLSQEAGLSRPPEFLVSGLTDRRVDAYTFGRSGRHRVALAQGTVRAFGLAPERARAVVLHELAHLRNKDVDVFYLTIALALAFVPTGLLPLAVALIGTPASGVLSVTWRSLALVALVWITCVSVLRIREYGADVRAASWGAGPGLLDVVGTESGRAVPWWRRGPLALHPSAAARAAEIVRPRELFRVRFTECFAAGLAVSVAASGLLTLLWLVVNRLDALDARWTTVLLCAPAALAVMGLGVWRAALFGGGTRAVLLPGLGLGLGLVVGGPLAPQNGIVLTGRPLAPGPAALLSSLALCSLMVALSAWIARSAALWHATGEQPPGKAWQAGLSATALPFAVLLSGWMLLYDTGDGLGPVHDSARDLYGVVSASAPVGPFWLWALVEHPLTLLFTRWTPLVVALVALWLFPLATLWHRRPPYDTAWVGQVLTTSAGTAGVFAWLQILERVVLRQGVSQAVRSQDGFVLAFAYWQIAAAMLFQGVAAAVTVRSHRHDRLVIPLALLTAFLTGCLLTLVFFAGVVLAGCADGLALVPGPCSLDLPLPLVRDTLLRILAGGFLCALVGVAVPVTVGRLRGERPPVAPGTPVRHALRARPNRWLAVGVAALPASLVLGFALLVGPIGQPSDVRPADSSSAAACRAFDGLLGSMGSLGPADANARLHEAVRLALLAGDTSLATDFQGLFAAAGDQDAERFGALTDRIGDRCADEGAPLGNPPR; encoded by the coding sequence GTGACCACGCCCCCTGCGCCGCCCACCCGGCCCGCCCCTCCCGACCCGTTCGCGCTGCCCAGCGGCGCCAAGTTCCGCTTCGCCCTCGTCGTCACCGCGCTGCTGGGGACGATGGCCTTCATCCACAACCTGCTCTACTTCACGTTCTCACCCGACCGTGGACGGGCGGTGGCCCTCTACCAGCGCTGCGCGTCGGCCCCGGCGGACCGGCCCGCCACGGCGGACGCCCTCTCCTACACCCAGGGCTTCCTGTCCTGCATCGCCCCGTACGAGCGGGGGAAGGCGTGGTGGGTGCTCGGCGGGATCCTGCTGCTCGTGGTGACGGCGACGGCGGTGTATCTCCTCCTGCCCTCGTTCCTGACGCGGTACGGGCAGTTGGAGCCGCTGTCGCCGCACGACCCCGACCAGGCCCCACTGCTGGCACGGCTGCACTCGCTGTCCCAGGAGGCGGGCCTGTCACGGCCCCCCGAGTTCCTGGTGAGCGGCCTGACCGACCGCAGGGTGGACGCGTACACCTTCGGCCGAAGCGGCCGTCACCGGGTGGCTCTGGCCCAGGGAACAGTCCGGGCCTTCGGCCTCGCGCCGGAGCGGGCCCGTGCCGTCGTCCTGCACGAACTGGCGCACCTGCGGAACAAGGACGTCGACGTCTTCTACCTCACCATCGCCCTGGCCCTGGCCTTCGTCCCCACGGGACTGTTGCCACTGGCCGTCGCACTGATCGGAACGCCGGCCTCCGGGGTCCTGTCGGTGACCTGGCGGTCTCTCGCCCTGGTCGCCCTCGTCTGGATCACCTGTGTGTCCGTGCTGCGGATCCGCGAGTACGGCGCCGACGTGCGGGCGGCCTCCTGGGGCGCGGGACCGGGCCTGCTGGACGTGGTCGGCACCGAGTCCGGCCGGGCCGTGCCCTGGTGGCGTCGTGGGCCGCTGGCCCTGCACCCGTCCGCGGCCGCGCGGGCGGCCGAGATCGTCCGGCCGCGGGAGCTGTTCCGTGTCCGCTTCACCGAGTGCTTCGCCGCAGGGCTGGCCGTCTCGGTCGCCGCGAGCGGGCTGCTCACTCTGCTGTGGCTGGTGGTGAACCGGCTCGACGCCCTCGACGCGCGCTGGACGACCGTGCTGCTGTGCGCACCCGCCGCCCTCGCCGTAATGGGCCTCGGGGTCTGGCGCGCGGCCCTGTTCGGCGGTGGCACCCGGGCGGTTCTGCTGCCGGGGCTGGGCCTCGGTCTCGGTCTGGTCGTCGGCGGGCCGCTCGCCCCCCAGAACGGCATCGTCCTGACGGGCCGCCCCCTCGCGCCGGGACCGGCGGCACTCCTGTCGTCCCTCGCCCTGTGCTCGCTCATGGTGGCGCTGTCGGCCTGGATCGCCCGGTCGGCGGCGCTCTGGCACGCCACCGGGGAGCAGCCGCCGGGAAAGGCGTGGCAGGCCGGGCTGAGCGCCACCGCGCTCCCGTTCGCGGTGCTCCTGAGCGGGTGGATGCTGCTGTACGACACCGGCGACGGGCTGGGGCCGGTCCACGACTCGGCCCGGGATCTGTACGGCGTGGTGAGCGCCTCGGCACCGGTGGGCCCGTTCTGGCTGTGGGCCCTCGTGGAACACCCGTTGACGCTGTTGTTCACCCGGTGGACGCCGCTCGTCGTGGCCCTCGTGGCCCTGTGGCTGTTCCCGTTGGCCACGCTGTGGCACCGTCGGCCGCCGTACGACACCGCATGGGTGGGGCAGGTCCTGACGACGAGCGCCGGGACTGCCGGTGTTTTCGCCTGGTTGCAGATCCTGGAGCGGGTGGTGCTGCGGCAGGGGGTGAGCCAGGCGGTGCGCAGCCAGGACGGATTCGTCCTCGCGTTCGCCTACTGGCAGATCGCCGCCGCGATGCTGTTCCAGGGAGTCGCCGCCGCCGTGACGGTCCGCTCGCACCGCCACGACCGGCTCGTGATACCGCTCGCGCTGCTGACCGCCTTTCTGACCGGTTGTCTGCTGACCCTGGTGTTCTTCGCCGGGGTCGTCCTGGCCGGCTGCGCCGACGGCCTCGCCCTGGTTCCGGGTCCGTGCTCGCTCGACCTTCCGCTCCCTCTGGTGCGCGACACACTGCTGCGGATCCTGGCCGGAGGTTTCCTCTGCGCGCTGGTGGGCGTGGCGGTGCCCGTCACCGTGGGACGCCTGCGCGGCGAGCGTCCGCCCGTGGCGCCCGGAACGCCCGTGCGGCACGCCCTCCGCGCACGGCCGAACCGGTGGCTCGCGGTCGGCGTCGCCGCTCTCCCGGCGTCCCTCGTCCTGGGGTTCGCGCTCCTCGTCGGCCCCATCGGGCAGCCGTCCGACGTCCGCCCCGCCGACTCGTCCTCGGCGGCCGCCTGCCGGGCCTTCGACGGTCTCCTCGGGTCCATGGGTTCCCTGGGCCCAGCCGATGCCAACGCCCGGCTCCACGAAGCGGTGCGGCTCGCGCTGCTGGCCGGCGACACTTCCCTCGCCACCGACTTCCAGGGACTGTTCGCCGCCGCCGGGGACCAGGACGCCGAGAGGTTCGGCGCCCTGACCGACCGCATCGGCGACCGGTGCGCCGACGAGGGGGCTCCGCTGGGGAATCCGCCCCGGTGA
- a CDS encoding DUF4142 domain-containing protein has translation MRRLNGSLIASLALVVTVGALAFPVWSYADRSGTAQANMAASTVNTQWGPLTAADRDLIIRVRLAGLWELPAAEKAMARSSSPEVKEAADHLIVGHKDLDERVRNVASQLGVELPNVPNEQQVGFLAQMDNATDDQFDRVWANLLRSAHGKIFPAIGAIRNQTENTLVRQLASDTNQTVLDHITMLEKTNQVDFDAIANGTI, from the coding sequence TTGCGGCGTCTCAACGGCTCGCTCATCGCCAGCCTGGCTCTCGTCGTCACCGTCGGCGCGCTGGCGTTTCCCGTATGGTCCTACGCCGACCGATCGGGCACCGCACAGGCCAACATGGCCGCCAGCACGGTGAACACCCAGTGGGGGCCGCTGACGGCCGCCGACCGGGACCTCATCATCCGCGTGCGCCTCGCGGGACTGTGGGAGCTGCCGGCCGCCGAGAAGGCGATGGCACGGTCGAGCAGCCCGGAGGTGAAGGAGGCCGCGGACCACCTGATCGTGGGTCACAAGGACCTCGACGAGCGGGTGCGGAACGTCGCCTCGCAGCTGGGCGTCGAGCTGCCGAACGTGCCGAACGAGCAGCAGGTGGGCTTCCTCGCGCAGATGGACAACGCGACCGACGACCAGTTCGACCGGGTCTGGGCCAACCTGCTGCGCTCCGCGCACGGCAAGATCTTCCCGGCCATCGGGGCGATCCGGAACCAGACCGAGAACACCCTGGTGCGCCAGCTGGCCTCGGACACCAACCAGACCGTGCTCGACCACATCACGATGCTGGAGAAGACCAACCAGGTCGACTTCGACGCGATCGCCAACGGCACGATCTGA